The DNA region AGCCCCCTGCACTTGTGGAACAACCCGAGCCTTTAGTTGAACAGCCCGCACCACTAGTTCCTCAGGGCGAGCCTACAGTTAGGTAGTAAAATCTATAAAAACAGTTACATTCAAATAATTATTTGATTAAGAATTACAAAGGAGGATCAATAAATTGTTATTCGATAGAAAAATTGATTGGAGCGATTCAAGAGAAGAAGAGTGGGAATTAATAAAGCAAAAAGTGGGAGACGGCATAGAGCTTCCATTGCCTGATTCAGACCGCTGGTTCAGCGCTACTGTTGTAGATGAGGGAATATTGATTGAATCAGCAAAATTAAATGTACGACCTCTAACAGTGCCTCAGCCTGTGACTATAGATTTTGAAGAATTCAAGAATGTTGCAGAAGGCTATAATGTTTTTCTAGGCTTTGATGCTAGGACTATGAGTGATATAAACGCAACAAAAGAGGCTACTCCTAATCTAAGGTATTTCTTTATGCTAATTTATCATTTGCTGTAATTTTTTTTCTATGGGTGGGTTGTGTTTCCAAAAAACTACTTTGAATTAATGGCTCAATACAACAAGTGGATGGACGCTAATATCTACCAAGTTTGCTTAGATATACCTGATGAAGATAGGAAAAAGGATATGGGAGCATTTTTTAAGTCCATTCATGGCACCCTTAATCATATCTATTACGGAGACCTTGCCTGGCTCGAGAGGCTAAGGGACAACAAATTTACCCCAAGAAAAATCGGCGTTGATCTTTTTGAAGACTTTCTTGAACTAAAATCTGCCCAGGAAAAGATGGACCAAGAAATAATAGACTGGGTACAAAGTATGACGGATGAAAAGCTACATGAGTCATATGATTACGTCAGTAACGTTGAAAATTTCAAAAGAACATTACCAATTTGGGTGTTGGCAACACATATGTTTAACCACCAAACGCACCATCGGGGTCAGGTGACAACACTTATTAAACAGTTAGGTTATGAGCCGGGAGTAACGGATATCCCTTGGCTTCCGTCACTCACCCAATACGCCGGCTCCGAATAAAGCCTTAACAATTTCTTAACAATTTCTTAACTTATCTAGAATAATTTAGACTGTAATTTTCACTATACCGATGGCAAAGATGGAGACTATAAAATGAATACAAGTTTAAAACTCTTGATCATAGCTCTAGTGCTTCTAGTAGGCATTGGATATGCAAACTTTATGCATGCTCAGACGGAAGGATTCAATGTTAAATCACCAACTGAAAAGATTGCTGATTCAACAACAAGTTTTCTAAATGAAGTTATGCAAAATGCAAAAAAAAATCCTAGTAAATCCATACCACGAGACTTGGTGTGCAGCGCTGAATGTTTTTTAGTAATACCAAATATAGAAGTTGTGGAGAGCAGAGGGGATTTTAGAGGAACAGGTCTTTTGGCATGCCGTAGTGATAGTCTAACAAACTTCACTGAGCCTATTTATTATGACATAAATAACATAAAGAGTTTTGAACAAGGCGGAGGAGGCCTTATTATTCTTTTAGAAGATGAAGATGTTGTAAGAACATTCTTAGGGGCCGAGATGCACTTAACTTCAGAAAATACCTCAGTTGGACCAATCGGCAAAGAAGCGAATACAGAGATAAAATCCATAATTGCTTATGTAAAGTATGGAGGACAAGTGTTAGCAGGAACTGACCTCTCTGGAAGCATATTAGAGTATGCAAGCAGAGATACTTTCAATGCGTATCAAGGCACAATAGTTCCTATTGAGATTCTGCTTAATCCAAGGGATGTCCCACCTATTCTAAGAGGTTTCGATTCGCTTATTAACGTATGGACAAGAGACTGTAAATAGAGATCTATTCAAAATAGCATGTGCCGTTAGCTGGGATACCACCGCCCGTATCCTGCTCAGTTTCATATGAGTACTGACAGTAGCAAACCCCTATCTCACCGCAGTCATATGATGTGCTGCACTGTTTTCCCTGATTACAGTTCTCGCACTCACCAGTGCTTGGGTATACATATATTCCAAGTGCAACAGCAAATGTTAAAACCATAAGAGCGTAAATAAATTTTTTCATAAAATTTTTCCTCCCTCCTGGCTGTAATAATCTGATTATTTCATTCAAAGCGACAAATGTCAATTCCGAGATTACTTGTACTCTTATGTGCCCTGCTCTTGTCTAAAATTTGTGAATGGAGTATGATAAATTACTCAATAAGGCGGTTTGGAACGCTCAGGTTCCATGCTTTAAAGAGTTATATTGAATGGAGGAAATAGGACATGGTTAAAGGTATTAGGACAAATTTATCACAAGTTGTAATAATATTATTCAGCGTTTTTGTTGTTAGTGTGTTTGTTGGAAGTAGTAATTTAAGTAGTACGTCGTACGCGCAAAACCCAAATATTGATCCCCAAGCTGCTGAAATTCTTCAAAACATGAGCTACTTTTTGGGAAGCAAGGATGAGTATACCTTTAAAGCGGAAGTAATGTTTGATCAGTTAATTACATCCCAAAGGGCAATACAATACTCAGCTGAGCAAAAGGTCTTTATGAAAAAGAAGAACAATTTGACGATTGAGTTTATAAGCGACCTTGGCGGCTACAAATTATGGTTTGAAGAAGGAAAGTTAACGGTGTTAGAGTTGCCAACTAATCTATATTCAATTGCAACTCTTCCGGCAACTATAGATCAAGCCCTGGACAAACTAAAAAGTGATTACAATTTCACGCCGTCTCTTAGCGATTTTCTCTACATCAACATCTTCAGAGCTCTGACCCAGAATGTAACCTCCGGCAACTATTTTGGCACAAGCAGAGTGTTTGGTGTTAGATGTGATCACCTTGCCTTTGTGCAGCCAAATATAGACTGGCAAATATGGATTGAGAGCGGAAAACGTCAAATACCAAGAAAATTAGTGATAACATATAAGAACCTTCCTGGAAAACCACAGTACATTGCTATTCTTAGAGATTGGGTAATAGACAAACCTATTACAAACTTTGCATTTAAGCCTGATATTCCAGACCTAAATCAAAGAACAGACATGTCAGAAATACTAAACAAGCCCAGGATGAATATGGGAAGTGTCAGATCAACAGGGCAAATCAGTTTCTAAGTTTATATCTCTAAGTTAAATTTCAGAAGACTAAAAGAAGTTTAAAAAAGGAAGTGCGCTGTAGTGATTACAGCGCACTGTTAATTTTCTACTTTAAGCAGCTAATGTAACGTTTTGGGCTTGTGGGCCTTTTTCGCCGTCAACCACTGTGAACTCTACACGCTGTCCCTCTTCGAGAGTGCGGTAGCCTGTAGCGTTGATTTCACTATAGTGAACGAATACATCTTTTTCATTCTCACGCTCGATGAAACCAAATCCCTTTGTAGAATTGAACCACTTTACAGTGCCAATCTCACGTTCAGACATGTTCGATTAACCTCCTTGAATATTTTGGGTTGTGCTAGTGGTTCAAAATCTCTTTCAGATGGGAATCTTACGTCGGACCAGAACTACTGCAAACTCTGCTTCAAGATAGCATATGGGTTAATATGTGTCAATGTATATTTAGCTTTTCACAATAAGTTTTGAGTAATATTTTAATACATAGGAGGGGAAAAGTGTGCGCTGTAGATTATACAGCGCACTATTTTGGTTTTCTACTTTATACAATAACTACTTGTTGTGCCTGAGGGCCTTTTTCGCCATCAACAACAGTAAACTCAACGCGCTGTCCCTCGTCTAAGGAACGATAGCCCGTATCATTAATTTCACTATAGTGAACGAATACATCTTTCTCGTTTTCACGCTCTATGAAACCAAAGCCTTTTGTAGAATTGAACCACTTTACTGTGCCAATCTCACGTTCTGCCATGTTCGATTAACCTCCTTGGATATATTAGGTTATGCTAGTGGTCCTGGGTTACTTTCAGATTATATCTTTATAGATGGTTCTCTTAGGTTTAACTTGAACTACTGCAAACTCTTGATATGAATATAACATATATTCTTAGAGAAACAACCCGCTAATTTATATAGGTATTACATAACATTGAAGAATAAACTTATCTTAGAGCTATTTTTCTTTGATGAAACTTGGTATCTATCTGGATATACACCTGTGAGAAAATCTGCCAGCCCGTGTGCAAAAGCCTCTTCTTCAACATAAGACTCAGCTTTTACGCTTATATTCGGAAGTGACAACAAAACCCCTTCGTAGCTAATATCAATCTGAAGATCAAGCTGGTCATAGGATACCTTTATGCCAATATTGCTATTATGGAGTTTTGCTTCCCGAATATGTTCGATCACCTGTTTGGTGGAGTTGGTCGCTCTTTGAATAACGTCGGGGTCTAGCTGCCATTGGCTGGATCTAGAATGAAGATATTCCTTTAATGTAGTTAGGTCTGAATCTGATTCGTCAAATACAAAGACTTTTCTTTGCTTAATGCCGATTCTAAATAAGATATTTAATAAGATTATTGCAATTACCCCTAGAGATAGAACCGAATTGCTTATAAGCTGAAGAGCCTTAGGGATTTCTTCATAGTAATGTGGGTATACCTTTCTGCTTATGCCGAGCAGTAGCGGAATGCCTATGATATAACTCATTCTGCTGTCGATATTACGCGATGTAATAATCTCCATTCCTCCAGATATCATAAAAGCTGCGTTGACCAATAGAGCAGCCCCTATTACAGAGAGTGGAAGCATCAAAAAGAAACTGGATATTTTTGGAAAGAATGCCAGTGCTATAAGAATTATTGCTGTAGGCAAGGCAATGTAGCGGCTGGTTGCGCCCGTAGCTTTTGCTACGCCTATAATACTAGGTGATGAATTCATGCCTGGAGTTCCCATCACACCTCCCAAGATACAACCTATGCCATCAGCCAAAACACCCTTTTTTATCGAAACAATATCGGGCTTCTTCCAATCATCATCATTAATTTTCTGGCTGGTGGTAATCACCCCTATAGTTCTTAAAGCCGCGGCAAGTCCTGCAGTAAGAAATGCTGGAATGAGAGCGTAATCAAAGCTATAGGAGATATAACCAAAATTGGGCAAATCAATAAATGAAAGGCTGGTAAAAAGTGATACGGACTCAGATGAAATAAGTCCAAGTGGAATGGAGATAACAAAACCTACTAATATTCCTATGAGTGAACACAGAAGCCTTGCAAGACCTTTGGCCCAAACGCTTAGAGCGATAATAGTGCTTAGACTTAGTACTGATATAACAACATGGTAAATAAATTTTGGGTCATCATAGTTAGCAATATCTAACACCTGATCCAACCCGACAAGCCCTAACTGTATGCCTACGATGAGTATGATAAAACCAGACACAGCTGGAGGGAAATAAGGCCTTAGTTTATGTAGAAACCCGGAAAGTAGTAACTCTACTAAACCAGCAAATATCGTCATACCAAACACTGCTGGCAGACCACCGGCCTTGGCTGCGAGAACTGACGGCCCAAGATATATTGCAGAGTATACCGGTGGCGAAAAATACCCTGATCCTATTGGACCTTTTGATAATGATTGTAGGACTGTAGCAATTGCTACTGCTATCATACCCATGCTAATCGCACTTACAGTTGTTTGCTGAGTGGAGCCGGCCGCCTTAGTGATAATAACTATATAGACCAGATATATAGCAATTAGAATAGTATTCTGAATTCCTAAAAGGACTAAGCGGATAAACGGAGGTTTATCTTCAACTGCATATAAGAGGTTTTCTGGTCTTCTCGCCATCTATAAGAACTAATATATTGGTTTTATATTATGAATTACGAATCTACTATAACTATATAAATTATACAAATCACAAGTGTGTTATTTGCTTAATTGGAGTGCTTTTTTAGGCTATTACAAATGATATATCTAAGATTCTACGAGCAGTATTAACATATGTATCCCAATATAGTAGAATCTTAGCAAAGCGGTGTAATCTTATATGACTCTTCATAAAACATTGACAAGAAACAAGATTTACATTCCTTTAGTGATAATTCTATTTGCCCTCCCATTTTTTACAGAGAATTTGTATGCCCAAAAAGTGGATTCAGACCAAAAAACAACTTCGGAACAAAATAATGATGAAGAAATCAAGAAAGAGGATAAATCTGATAGCAATGAATCAACCAATATTAACTCTGAAGATAGTAATAACGATGATGATGAACAAGAACCTGGGCCTTCTAAA from Thermodesulfobacteriota bacterium includes:
- a CDS encoding solute carrier family 23 protein — translated: MARRPENLLYAVEDKPPFIRLVLLGIQNTILIAIYLVYIVIITKAAGSTQQTTVSAISMGMIAVAIATVLQSLSKGPIGSGYFSPPVYSAIYLGPSVLAAKAGGLPAVFGMTIFAGLVELLLSGFLHKLRPYFPPAVSGFIILIVGIQLGLVGLDQVLDIANYDDPKFIYHVVISVLSLSTIIALSVWAKGLARLLCSLIGILVGFVISIPLGLISSESVSLFTSLSFIDLPNFGYISYSFDYALIPAFLTAGLAAALRTIGVITTSQKINDDDWKKPDIVSIKKGVLADGIGCILGGVMGTPGMNSSPSIIGVAKATGATSRYIALPTAIILIALAFFPKISSFFLMLPLSVIGAALLVNAAFMISGGMEIITSRNIDSRMSYIIGIPLLLGISRKVYPHYYEEIPKALQLISNSVLSLGVIAIILLNILFRIGIKQRKVFVFDESDSDLTTLKEYLHSRSSQWQLDPDVIQRATNSTKQVIEHIREAKLHNSNIGIKVSYDQLDLQIDISYEGVLLSLPNISVKAESYVEEEAFAHGLADFLTGVYPDRYQVSSKKNSSKISLFFNVM
- a CDS encoding cold-shock protein — its product is MAEREIGTVKWFNSTKGFGFIERENEKDVFVHYSEINDTGYRSLDEGQRVEFTVVDGEKGPQAQQVVIV
- a CDS encoding cold-shock protein: MSEREIGTVKWFNSTKGFGFIERENEKDVFVHYSEINATGYRTLEEGQRVEFTVVDGEKGPQAQNVTLAA
- a CDS encoding DinB family protein, whose translation is MFPKNYFELMAQYNKWMDANIYQVCLDIPDEDRKKDMGAFFKSIHGTLNHIYYGDLAWLERLRDNKFTPRKIGVDLFEDFLELKSAQEKMDQEIIDWVQSMTDEKLHESYDYVSNVENFKRTLPIWVLATHMFNHQTHHRGQVTTLIKQLGYEPGVTDIPWLPSLTQYAGSE
- a CDS encoding DUF2092 domain-containing protein, yielding MVKGIRTNLSQVVIILFSVFVVSVFVGSSNLSSTSYAQNPNIDPQAAEILQNMSYFLGSKDEYTFKAEVMFDQLITSQRAIQYSAEQKVFMKKKNNLTIEFISDLGGYKLWFEEGKLTVLELPTNLYSIATLPATIDQALDKLKSDYNFTPSLSDFLYINIFRALTQNVTSGNYFGTSRVFGVRCDHLAFVQPNIDWQIWIESGKRQIPRKLVITYKNLPGKPQYIAILRDWVIDKPITNFAFKPDIPDLNQRTDMSEILNKPRMNMGSVRSTGQISF